The segment CCCACAGGACCGAGAGCACCCAAGGCTTTTCCTTGGCCAGGGCCAGGGTGGGGGCCTTGATGCACTGCTCAAAGGGGTTGTCCAGGAGGAAGCGCTCGCCGGTGGCCAGATCGGTGTAATGGAACCGCCCCCGGAAGGTGTTGTGGTTGCAGTGGTCGCTCCGGGCCTGGGCAATGTACTCCAACTCCACGTCGGTCAAAGGCCCCAGCCCCAGCTCCCGCCGCCGGGCCAGCACCGCCGGCCGGGAGAAATACTCCAGGATGACGGGCAGGTCCTGCTCCCGCAAGGCCAGGTGGCGGGCGGCGCTTAAGGCCGCCAGCTCCTCCGGGAAAGCGAGGGGGAATTCCTGCACCTGGGGGGTGTGGGCCAGCTCCACCCTGGGAAGGATGAGACCCACCCCCAGCGCGGGGTCCCAGTCGGCCCGGGAATAGACGCGGTATTCCTGGATGAGGTCGTTGGCCAGAAGCTCCCGGGCCAGGCGCTCCACCTGCGACCGGGAAAGCTCCGCGCCCTTGAGGACATAGAGCCGGGAGGTATAGACCTGGGCTTCAGGAGGCAGGGGCCGGTTCAAAAAGGCGGCGATGGCCTCTTTCGCCACCGCGCCGGCGGTATCCCGGACTCCTGGCCGGAAGCCCACCCACACCGCCCAGTCCAGGTCCCGGGCCAGGGGGGTGTAGCTGCTCACCTGGGTCACCGGGTTGGTGAAGATTTCCGTGCGCACCGCTTCCCACTCCGCCGGCGTGAGGTCCAGATCCAGGGTGAGGAGGCGGATGACGCGCACCTCTGACAAAGAAAAGCCGAAATATTCCGAGGCCTTGCGGGCCACGGCGGCGCCTTCCGCGTCCGGGAGTTCCGGCCGCCAGGCGATCTCCAGGCGCTGGGTCATCGGGGTTTACGCCTTCCAGCCCCGTTGCCTTGGCCCCCGCTCCCAAACAGGGACGGGGGAACCAAGGCTGTCAGGGCTTAAGATGGAGAATGAAGAGATGTTGTCCGAATATATCTTAAAGGCAGGGGACAGGAAAGAGAAAGGAGGTGCCTGGAAGGGATTGCCCCGGCCAGAATAAGGGAGAAGTCTTATCCGGAGGCCGCCATCCCCTCCAAAATGGACCGACGTCGGGAGGGTGGATCAGGAAACTTGCCGCGCCCAGCCGGAGGAGCCGCCCCTCACAGGCTAAAAAACTATCTCGTGAGCCATCCCGAACCGTTGCTGGAGGCACCGCTGCCGGGGCCGTCAGGAAAACAGGAGCTGGGCCGGGCCGTAAAAGCGGTTCATGATCACCTGGCCCAGATAGATCACCGAGGCGAAGATGGCCAGGGCAATGCCGGCGATGAGGAGGCCGTACTCCACGCTGCTGGCGCCATCGTCCGCCTGCCATAAGCCGAGGAGGGGAATCCGGGGGATCATGGGGGGCTCCCTTCACAGAACTTTTACTCCCTCATCGGCATTTGGGACTGTTAACTTAAAACTTTTCCGCCGGCCGGCTCCGCAGGCGCTGAAGCAGCCCCGAGGTGGAATACCCCGGGACAAAGGGGATGATCACCACGCGGCCGCCCCGGGCCAGCACCTCCTCCCGCCCTGCCACCTCCTCGGGGCGGTAATCGCCGCCTTTCACCAGCACGTCGGGCCCCAGCTCCCGGATGAGCTCCCGGGGGGTGTCCTCGGGGAAAAGCACCACCCGGTCCACACAGGCCAGGGCGGCCAGCACCCGGGCCCGGTCGGCTTCGGAATTGAGAGGTCTGTCTGCTCCCTTGCCTAGTCGCCGCACCGAATCGTCGGTGTTTACCGCCACGATGAGAGCGTCCCCCAGAGCCCGGGCCGCCTCCAGATACTCCACGTGGCCCCGGTGCAGGAGATCAAAGCAGCCATTGGTGAAGACCACCCGCCGGCCCTGGGCCTGCTCGGCCTTCACCCAGCGGGCCGCCTCCTCCCGGTTAATGATTTTCCCTGCCGTCATGACGTGTCCATCTGCCCCCATTTTATCGGGGCCCATGATGGTGGAAATGGCGATTACCCAAGGTTAAGGGGTTGGGGGAGAGGGGAGGGGAGAGGGGGGAGGGGCCACCGCCCCCTGATTCCATCTCCCCAAGCTCCCTGCCCCAGCCTCAGCTTATTCGGCCCGGAAGCCCGGCGGCGCCACCCGGGCCACGGTGAGAACCCGCACCTCCCGGGCTCCGGCGGCCAGAAGCGCCCGGCTGCACTCCCTAACGGTGGCCCCGGTGGTGTAGACGTCATCCACCAACAGCACGTTTTTCCCTTTTACCACTTCCGGCCGCCGGACGGCAAAAGCCCGGCGCACATTCTCCCGGCGGGCTTTGGGGCTGAGGCCGGTCTGCGGCTGGGTGTGGCGGGTGCGCACCAGGGTGTCCCTGAGCAGCCGGGCGGGGAGGGCCTGAGCCAGCAGCAGGGCCTGGTTGAAGCCCCGCTCCTTAAGCCGGCGCGCATGGAGCGGCACCGGCACAATGAGGTCAGCAGCAGCGGCGAACTCCCGGCAGGCGGGGGCCGTCAGCCAATGGCGCAGGAGCGGCAGGTATTCCAGGCGGCGGTGATACTTGAACTGCTTGATGGCCTGGCCCGTGAGACCGTCTTCCTCATAGACCACCGCGGCCCGGGCGGCGGCGAAGGGCGGGGGTTCCTTCAGGCACCAGCCGCAGGGGCGGTCTGGCCCCTGACGGTGAAGAAAGAGGCGGCCGCAGCGGGGGCACAGGGGGCTTTGCACCCGGATGACCCAGGCCTCGCAAGCGGGACAGAGAGCAGCCGGAGCCTGGGGCTCCACTGCCTCCCCGCAGAAGAGGCACAGCCGGGGGAGGAAAAAATCCAGGGCGTAAGTGGCGAGATTCCTAAGGGAGTCCTTCAGCGAGGCGAGGAGCATGCCCCTCACCGGAGGCGGGCCGCCAGGCGGCGGGCCAGGGTCTCGGCGTGTTCACAGAGCTCCTCCACCTCGGCCTCGCTCAGGCCCGCACCCAGGGCCACGCGGCGGGCTTCCTCCCGAGTAATGAGATCACCCGGCGCGTGGGCGTCGGTGTTGACGGTGAGGGCGGCCCCGGCGGCCAGGGCCAGCTTGGCCACCCGGCCGTTGGCCAAAGAGTGGCCTTTGCGGGCGGAGAGCTCCAGAGTGATGCCCCGGGCCGCAGCCAGGCCCGCTTCCTCCGGGGTCAGAAGCCCGGGGTGGGCCAGGATGTCGATGTCGGCCTCCAGGGCGGCCCGGTTGGTGCCCGGCGCCACCGGCTCCACCAGGGTCTCGCCGTGAATGACGATGAGGGGCACCCCCAGCTCCCGGGCCTGGGCCACCAGATCCCCAATCTGCTCCGGCGGCACGTGGGTGAACTCCAGCCCCGGAATGAGCACCGGCGCCAGCCCCCGGTTGAGGCTGGCCGCGGCCACCTCCAGGCGGGCAAAGACCTCCCGGAAATTGCTGGCGTCCACGTGGTCGGTGATGCCCAGGTAGCGGTAGCCCTTCACCTGGGCCCGGCGCCACAGCTCTGCGGGGATGAGCTCCCCGTCGCTGTTTAAGGTGTGGGTGTGCAGGTCAATCATGGAAATGGAAAAAGGGCCGCCGGTCTTCGGCCCTCAACTGCCTCCCCGGCTGTGGCCCTGGTCGAAGCCGCCCCGGGCAGGGGCGAAATCAACCCTGGACCCCGCAAGACATTCTGGCTTCGGTGCCCCCAGGCCACGTCCGGACCCTACATCTTGTATTTCCCGAAGTCCTCCGGATCCAGGGACTCCAGGATTTCGGTCCACTTCTTGGCCTCGTCGTTGGTGATGGCCTCCTGGGCGGCCAGATCCACCCGCCGGGCCTTGCGGATGACCTCCTCGGCCACATAGATGGGGCATTTGGCCCGCAGAGCCAAGGCGATGGCATCGCTGGGCCGGGCGTCAATGGTCAGCTCCCGGCCGTCCCGGAACAGGTGGATGAGGGCAAAGTAAGTGTTGTCCCGCAGATCGCAGACCTCCACCTTGACCACGCTGATTTCCGTGGTGTCCAGGATATTTTTCAGGAGGTCATGGGTCATGGGGCGGGAAAATTTGATGTTCTCCAGCTCGCTGGCAATGGCGGTGGCCTCCAGCAAACCGATCCAGATGGGGACCGCCTTATCGGAGTCCACATCCTTGAGGATCATGATGGGACTGTTGGTAAAGGGGTCAATGGTCAGGCCCGACACCACCATCTGCCGATACATAACTACCTCCTCGGAGCGCCGGACCCCTGAAACCACCAGCGGCCCTACGCCTCCCGCACCCACCTCCCTTTGAGGGAATGGGGGTGCGCCTCGGTGATTTCCACCTGCGCCAGCCTCCCGACCAGGTGCCGGGGGCCGGCAAAATTGACCACCTGATTGGTGCGCAGTCGTCCGGTGAGCTCCCCGCCCCGTTTGCTTTCGCCTTCCACCAGCACCTCCCGGACTTGGCCCACCAGCCGGCGGTGGGCCGCCAGGGTGAGCTCCGAGAGCAGGGCCTGCAGCTTGGCCAGGCGCTCGGCTTTGACCTCCTCGGGGACCTGGTCCGGGAACTCTGCCGCCCGGGTCCGGGGCCGGGGGGAGTACTTGAAGGAAAAGGCGGCTTCAAAGCCGGCCTCCCGGACCAGCTCCAGGGTGTCCTGAAAGTCCGCCTCGGTTTCACCGGGAAAGCCCACAATGAGATCGGTGCTGAGGGCAATCCCAGGGCAGGTGCGCCGCAGTCTGGCCACCTTCTCCAGATACGCCGCCCGGGTGTAGCCCCGGTTCATGGCCTGAAGCACCCGGTCCGACCCGGATTGGGCCGGCAAGTGCAGGTGCTCGCACAGCGGCGGGAGCTCCGCAAAGGCGGCGATGAGGTCAGCGGAGAGGTCCTTGGGGTGAGAGGTGGCAAACCGGAGCCGGGCCAAACCCGGCAGGGCCGCCAGCCGGTCCAGAAGCTGCCGGAAGGTGAGGGGCTCCGGCAGGCCCCGGCCGTAGGAGTTGACGTTCTGCCCCAAAAGAGTGATTTCCTTGCCGCCGGCGGCCAAGAAATCCCGCACCTCGGCCTCGATCTCCGCCGGGGGCCGGCTCACCTCCCGGCCCCGCACGTAGGGGACGACGCAGAAGGTGCAGAAGTTGTCGCAACCCTGCATGATGGTGACGTAGCCCTGGATGACCCCGGCGGGCCACTGGCGGCGCAACCCGGGAAGCGCCTCTCCCAGCTCCACGTCCACGGTGCGGCTCACCTGGGCCTGGCGCACCAGCTCCGGCAGGCGCCAGATGCCGTGGGTGCCGAAGACCAGGTCCAGGTGGGGGACCTGGGCCAGGAGGCGCTCGCCTTCCTGTTGGGCCACGCACCCCCCCACCCCGAGGAGCAGATGGGGCCGACGGCGCTTCAGACCCCTCAGGTTCCCCAGGAGGCTCAAGACCTTATGCTCCGATTTCTTGCGGATGGCGCAGGTGTTGATAAGGTAGAGGTCGGCCTCCTCCGGGTCAGAGGTCAGGTCATACTCCGGCGCCAGCACCTGGGCCATGAGCTGGGAGTCGGCGACGTTCATCTGACAGCCGAACGTGCGCAGATACAGCTTTTTCTTCGGAGCCGCCATGGTTTTTATTAAATCCGAATCCCCAGGCCTTGTCAACCGGGCCCTTCCGGAGGTTAGCCGCTGGACAAGGCCGCCGGGGCGGAGTAAAATTCCCACCAGGAGGGGGAAAAGGCGGCGCCCGGCCGCCTCGGGTCCCACAGCAGTCCGGCCATGATTCCTCTGCGCGGCGCCGCAGCCAAAGGACGCTTTCCCTGGATCACGGTGGGCCTCATCGGGGCCAATGTGCTGGTATTCCTTTACACCCTGTACATCGGTCCCCAGGCCACCTTGAACCTGTATTTCAAAGGTGGGGCGGTGCCGGCCAAACTGAGCCAGCTCAAGCTCCTCTCCCAGGGGTCCTTATCGCTTCTGGCCACCATGTTCATCTCCCTGTTTCTGCACGCCGGCTGGGTGCACCTGTTGGGAAACTTATGGTTTCTCTGGGTCTTTGGGGAGGCGTTGGAGGACGATCTGGGGCACAGTCGGTTCCTCCTTTTTTATTTCTTTGCCGGCTTTTTCGCCTGCCTCTTTCATGTGCTGGCCTCCAGCCGGCTGGACGCCCCCCTCATCGGCGCCAGCGGCGCCATTGCCGGGGTAATGGGGGCTTATCTGCTGCGCCTGCCCCAGACCCCCATCCTCACCTTGGTCTTCTGGCGGCTGCGGCTGGAGACCATCCAGGTGCCGGCCTTTGTCTGGCTGCTCCTGTGGCTGGGGTTGCAGTTTTACGGTCTGCGTCAGGGGGGTACCGTGGCCTGGGTGGCCCATTTGGGGGGCTTCGCCACCGGGCTTTTGGCCGTCAATCTCTTCACCCCCCTGGAGCCCCGGCTGCAGCGCCAGACAGTGGCGGAGGTGCTGCGGCCTGCGGCCCGGCGCCGGCCCAGCCGCAACCGCCGCAAGTCCTGAGCGGCGCTGGGCAGAAGAGGCGAAGGTGGAAATGAATTGAAGGGAGGAGCCGGGGCACCGGAGGCCCGGCGCCCATCTCAGACTGATCTCCCGTCCCGGTTACAATAATAAACGATATAACTCTTTTGAAAGAGGGAACGGCATTAAGTAATGCCGGTGGCTACGGCGGTGAATGTTTCCCTCTATTTTTCCATAAGTCATTAGGCATCTTGATATGAATGACTCCTTCCTCAAAGTGGCGCGCCAGGCGGCTGTGGCCGCCGGGGCCCTGTTGCGCCTCAATTTCGACCGGCCCCACGACATCACCCTCAAGGGCGTCATCGACCCGGTCACCGAAAGCGACCTCCAGTCCCAGGAGATCATCATCTCCCTCATCCGGCAGGCCTTTCCGGACCACGCCATCCTGGCGGAGGAGGACCTTCCCGGCTCTGGGGACGACGATAATGCGGCAGATCCAGAGGGCAAAGGGGCCGCGTCCCACCGCTGGATCATCGACCCCCTGGACGGCACGGTGAATTATGCCCACGGCTTTCCCATGTTCTGCGTCTCGGTGGCCTGCGAGGTGGCAGGACGGCTGGAGGTGGGAGTGATTTACGACCCCCTGCGGGAGGAGCTCTTTGAGGCCCGGCGGGGGGGTGGCGCCTGGCTGAACGGCCGGCGGCTTAGGGTGTCCGCCACCGACCTGCTGGAGGCGGCGCTTCTGGTCACCGGTTTCCCCTACAACATCCGGGAGCGCCTGCCCGCCACCGTGGCCCGGCTAAGGAATATGATTGCCCGGGCCCAGGGGGTGAGGCGGGCCGGTTCCGCCGCCCTGGATCTGGCTTACGTGGCCGCGGGCCGCTTCGACGGCTTTTGGGAGGAGGGCCTCAAGCCCTGGGACACCGCCGCCGGGGTGCTCCTGGTGACCGAGGCGGGGGGGCGCCTCAGCACCTTCGAGGGTGGGGCCTATGACATCTTTGCCCCCAGCATCGTGGCCACCAACGGCCGGGTGCACGAAGCCATGCTGGCGGCCCTGAAGATTGAACCGGAGGCCGCCGGCCTCTGAGGCGGGAGGGCAGAGGAGGGGAGATGGCCGAGGTCATGCCGGTCACCCGGCGGGTGCGCACCCGGCAGGGGATCATGATCACCGCCCTGGCGGTGAGTGTGCTCCTCACCGGGGGAAAGTTTTACGCCTATTACCTCACCGGTTCCGCCGCCATCCTCTCCGATGCTTTGGAGTCCATCATCAATGTGGTGGCCGCCGGGTTCGCCCTCTTCAGCGTCATCTTGGCGGCCAAAAGCCCGGACCCCAGCCACCCCTACGGCCACGGTAAGATTGAGTACCTGGCCGCCGGCTTTGAAGGCGCCCTCATCATCCTGGCGGCACTGGGCATCATCGCCACCGCCCTGCCGCAGGTCCTCTCCCCCAGGGAGCTCCCCCGCCTGGAGCTGGGGCTGCTCTTCGTGGCCGGGGTGACCCTGGTGAACCTGGTCATGGGCCTCATCCTCATCCATTACGGCCGCCGCACCCACTCCCTGGTCCTGGTGGCCGACGGCCAGCATCTCCTCACCGACGTTTATACCAGCGTCGGGGTGCTGGCGGGGCTGGGCCTGCTGCACCTCACCGGCCTCCTGTGGCTGGACGGGCTGGTGGCCTTGCTGGTGGCCGCCAACATCCTCTACACCGGGGGGAAACTCCTGCGCCAGGCGGTGGGGGGGCTGCTGGACGAATCCGACCCGGCGCTCTTGGAGCGCCTGGTGCAGGTGCTGAGCGAACACCGCAAGGACCTGTGGATTGACGTGCACCGCCTCCGGGCCCGCCGGGCCGGAGATCGGGTGCTCCTGGATTTCCATCTCACTCTGCCCCGGGACCTCTCCCTGGAGGAGGCCCACCACGAGGTCAAGGAGTTGGAGCGCATCTTCGGCGAGGCCTTCGACGGCCAGGCTGATCTGCTCATTCACCTGGACCCCTGCACCCAGCCGGTCTGCCCGGTATGCGGCCATGACCCCTGCAGTATCCGCACGCACGAAGCCCGGGCCCGGAGCCTGTGGCAGCGCCAAACCGTGACCCAGGAGGATGCCTGCCTGCCTCCGGAACTTAAGGAGTCGGAAAAAGAAGGGTGAGTCGCCCCGGCGGGAGGCGTGTCGTTTTATCGCTCTGCTCAGTTGGGGGAGGGCCGGGGGAACACAATCCCCCCGCCTTCCCCCAAGCCCCCCTCCCCCGCCCCCCATATGGGGTTGGGGGAGGGGGTGACCCTTAGTCACCTCTCCCACAACTAGTGTGACACACTCTCAAATAAAGGATTGACAAGGGGCAGGCAGGTAAAATATAAACTAAAACATGAACAAACAACGGACATGCTTCCCGGAGACCGGGAACTGGTGCTGGTGGCGCCTGACGAGCCCGTGAGGTGCACCCAGCCCTTCTGAGCGAGAACAGCCGGGGCCCCTCACGGGAGGGGGCCCCGGTTTTGCTTTTTCCGCACAAGCCGTGGCTCCAACAGGGTCACGGCTTTTTTGGTTGCATGGGCCCCTACATGGGGTTGGGGATGGGGGTTTGGGGGAAGGGGCAGGGGGCCCCGACCCCTGGCCCCTTCCCCCAAAACTACCGAGGCAACGCGAAATGGTGGTTCCGGATATTCGCACTTTCCGGCAAATGGCGGCCGGCGGCAATGTCATCCCGGTGTACCGGGAGATTTTGGGGGATTTGGAGACCCCGGTCTCGGCTTATAAAAAGCTCCGCACCGCTGCGCCTTCCTTTCTCCTGGAGAGCGTGGAGGGCGGAGAGAAGTGGGGCCGCTTCAGTTTCCTGGGCTTTCATCCCCGGCTGACGTTTCGGGTGCAGAAGCATCAGTGCTTCCTCAACCGGGACGGGGTGGAGGAGCTTCTGGATCCGGGTGTCAGCCCCTTTGAGCACCTGGCCCGGCTCCTTAAAGGCTTCCGGCCGGCGGCGGTGCCGGGACTGCCCCGCTTCTGGGGCGGCCTGGTGGGTTTTTTGGGCTATGACATGGTGCGCTACATTGAGCGTCTGCCGGAGCTCACCCCCGAAAGCCCGCTGCCGGAGGCCTGCCTGCTGTTGCCGGAGCATCTTCTCATCTTTGACAACCTGCGCCAGACCATCAAGGTGGTGGCTCTGGTGACCTTAAGCGACCGGGAGCGGCCCGAGGCCCGCTATGAGGCGGCGGTGGCTGCCATCCATGAAATCATCGCCCGGCTGCGCCAGCCGGTGCCGGCCTCTGAGCCCCCGCCGCCGGGAAAGGGCCCGAAGCTCGAAAGCAACGTTACCAAAAAGCAGTTCGAGGCCATGGTGCGGCGGGCCAAGGATTACATCGCCGCCGGGGATGCCATCCAGGTGGTGCTCTCCCAGTGTTTTCAGGCGCCCTTTGAGCATGACGCTTTGGACCTTTACCGGGCGCTCCGCTGCATCAACCCTTCGCCCTACATGTTTTTCCTGGAGTTCGGCGACCTGAAGCTGGTGGGGGCCTCCCCGGAGATCCTGGTGCGCCTGGAGGACCGCCGCATCACCTACCGCCCCATCGCCGGCACCCGCCCCCGGGGCAAGACCCCGGAAGAGGACCTGGCGCTGGAGCAGGACCTCTTGGCCGACCCCAAGGAGCGGGCGGAACACATCATGCTGGTGGACCTGGGCCGAAACGACGTGGGCCGGGTGGCCGCCATCGGCAGTGTGCGGGTGCCGGAGCTCTTCACGGTGGAGCGCTACTCCCATGTCATGCACCTGGTCTCCCAGGTGGAGGGGGAGCTGGCCGAGGGCGAGGACGGCATCAGTCTCTTGAAGGCCACCTTTCCGGCGGGCACGGTCACCGGCGCCCCCAAGGTCCGGGCCATGGAGATCATCGAGGAGCTGGAGCCCAGCCGCCGGGGCCCTTATGCCGGGGCCGTGGGCTATCTGGCCTTCGGCGGCAATCTGGATTTCTGCATCACCATCCGGAGCTTCACCGTGCATCAGGGCCGGGTATATCTGCAGGTGGGGGCAGGCATTGTGGCGGATTCCGACCCGGCCCGGGAGTTCCAGGAGACAGTGAACAAAGCCATGGCCCTGATGCGGGCCCTGGAGCTGGCGGAGGCGGGGCTGTGGTGAGGCAGGAGGGGAGGGGGCTTGCAGTCGCCCTCCGGCGCCGGGAGAAGGTAATATGCTGGTGATGATCGACAATTACGACTCCTTCACCTACAATCTGGTGCAGTATTTCGGCCAGTTGGGGGCCGAAGTGCAGGTGTTCCGCAATGACGCCATTGATTTGGAGGGCCTGGAGGCCTTACCCATGACCCACCTGGTGATCTCCCCGGGCCCTTGCTCGCCCGATGAGGCGGGCATTTCGGTGGCCGCCATCCGGCATTTTGCCGGCCGGGTGCCCATTTTGGGGGTGTGCCTGGGCCACCAGGCCATCGGCCAGGCCTTTGGCGGCCGGGTGGTGCGGGCCCCCCGACTGATGCACGGCAAGACCTCCCTCATCTACCATGACGGCCGGGACCTCTTCCAGGGCTTGGCCAACCCCTTTGAGGCCACCCGCTACCACTCCCTCATCGTGGAGCGGGAGACCCTGCCCGCCTGCCTCATGGTGTCGGCCCAGACCGCGGTGGGGGAGATCATGGGGCTCAGGCACCGCAGCCACGCCATCTATGGGGTGCAGTTCCACCCGGAGTCCATCCTGACGGGTGAGGGCCTGAATTTGCTGCGCAATTTCCTCAAGCGCCAGAAAGGCTGACTGCGAAAGTTACCGCCATGAGCCCTGAGAAAAAACCCCGCCGGGCCAAGGCAAAGCCTGCAGCACAAGCCCCGGCAGCCCCGGAAACCCAGGAAACCACCCCGGCGGCGCCGGCGAAGCCCAGATTTGCCATCGACATCTACCGGGCCTGGTGCAAGGAGTGCGGCCTGTGCGCTGAGTTCTGCCCCACGGGCTGCCTCAAGCTGGACGAAGCCGGGCGCCCGGTGGTGGCCGACGCCGCAGCCTGCGTGGGCTGCCGCTTCTGCGAGTTGCACTGCCCGGATTTCGCCATCAGCGTGCGGGAATGCGACCAGAAACCCCCGACGGAGGAGGAATGAGTCCAAGCTTTAAAGTCCAAAGTCCAAAGTCAAAATAATAGTCCAAAGTCCAAAGTCAAAAGTCAAAAGTCAAAATAATAGTCCAAAGTACAAAGCCCCAAGATCCAATGTCAAAAAATAGTCTAAAGTTCAAGGTCCAAAGTCGAGTTTAAGGCTCAAAGTTCAAAGTTGAGTTGGGAGTTCGAGATTTTTTTATTATTAATTTTAATTAAAAGTTTTAACAAGACCGATTTTTAGAGTCCATGACCCGATGCCCCAAAAGTCTAAAATTCTATCTTTAGAGAGAACTGTTCGTGAAGAATTTGGTTTTGAATATTTTATTTCGAATTGACTATTAACTTTAAACTTTGAACTATTAAATTTGAACTTTTTAAATCACAATTATAGACTTTGGCTTTCAACTTTCAAATTTCAACTTTGAACCTTGAACCTTGAACTTTGAAACCACGACTTTGGGCTTTGGACTTTGGGCTTTAGACTCAACACATGACTTTGGACTTTGGACCTTGGGCTTTGGACTCAATCTTTGACTTTTGACTATGACAATGACTGGCAATCCCGGCCGGCCGTTACTCTTGCAGGGCAATGAAGCGGTGGTGGAGGGTGCTTTGGCCGCGGGGTGCCGTTTCTTTGCCGGCTACCCCATCACCCCGGCCACCGAGATCAGCGAGGCCCTGAGTGTGAAGCTCCCGGCCGCCGGGGGCGTGTTCATCCAGATGGAGGATGAGATCGCCGCCCTGGGCGCGGTCATCGGCGCCTCCCTGGCCGGCGCCAAGGCCATGACCGCCACCAGCGGCCCGGGCTTCTCCCTCATGCAGGAAAACTTGGGCTTCGGGGTCGTGGCCGAAGTGCCCTGCGTGATTGTCAACGTCATGCGGGGCGGGCCCTCCACGGGCTTGCCCACCCACGTCTCCCAGGGGGATGTGCAGCAGGCCCGCTGGGGCACCCACGGCGACCACCCCATCATCGTGCTTTCCCCCGCCACCACCCGGGACTGCTTCGAGCTCACCGTGCTGGCCTTCAACCTGGCGGAAAAGTTCCGCATCCCGGTCATCCTGCTCTCCGATGAGGTGGTGGCCCACACCCGGGAGAAGGTCTTCCTGCCGCATCCCAGCGAAATCGAGGTGGTGGAGCGCCTCAAGCCCACCATGCCGCCGGAGTGGTACATCCCCTACGAGGACACCCCCCGGGGGGTGCCCCCCATGGCCAGCTTCGGGGACGGCTACCGCTACCACGTCACCGGCCTCATCCACGATGTCAGGGGCTTCCCCACCGAGCGGCCCGATGAGATCGTGCCGTTTCTGAACCGACTCTTTCGC is part of the Desulfobaccales bacterium genome and harbors:
- a CDS encoding Flp family type IVb pilin; this translates as MIPRIPLLGLWQADDGASSVEYGLLIAGIALAIFASVIYLGQVIMNRFYGPAQLLFS
- the rfaE2 gene encoding D-glycero-beta-D-manno-heptose 1-phosphate adenylyltransferase, which produces MTAGKIINREEAARWVKAEQAQGRRVVFTNGCFDLLHRGHVEYLEAARALGDALIVAVNTDDSVRRLGKGADRPLNSEADRARVLAALACVDRVVLFPEDTPRELIRELGPDVLVKGGDYRPEEVAGREEVLARGGRVVIIPFVPGYSTSGLLQRLRSRPAEKF
- a CDS encoding ComF family protein, with translation MLLASLKDSLRNLATYALDFFLPRLCLFCGEAVEPQAPAALCPACEAWVIRVQSPLCPRCGRLFLHRQGPDRPCGWCLKEPPPFAAARAAVVYEEDGLTGQAIKQFKYHRRLEYLPLLRHWLTAPACREFAAAADLIVPVPLHARRLKERGFNQALLLAQALPARLLRDTLVRTRHTQPQTGLSPKARRENVRRAFAVRRPEVVKGKNVLLVDDVYTTGATVRECSRALLAAGAREVRVLTVARVAPPGFRAE
- a CDS encoding histidinol phosphate phosphatase domain-containing protein yields the protein MIDLHTHTLNSDGELIPAELWRRAQVKGYRYLGITDHVDASNFREVFARLEVAAASLNRGLAPVLIPGLEFTHVPPEQIGDLVAQARELGVPLIVIHGETLVEPVAPGTNRAALEADIDILAHPGLLTPEEAGLAAARGITLELSARKGHSLANGRVAKLALAAGAALTVNTDAHAPGDLITREEARRVALGAGLSEAEVEELCEHAETLARRLAARLR
- a CDS encoding bifunctional nuclease family protein; the encoded protein is MYRQMVVSGLTIDPFTNSPIMILKDVDSDKAVPIWIGLLEATAIASELENIKFSRPMTHDLLKNILDTTEISVVKVEVCDLRDNTYFALIHLFRDGRELTIDARPSDAIALALRAKCPIYVAEEVIRKARRVDLAAQEAITNDEAKKWTEILESLDPEDFGKYKM
- the miaB gene encoding tRNA (N6-isopentenyl adenosine(37)-C2)-methylthiotransferase MiaB; this encodes MAAPKKKLYLRTFGCQMNVADSQLMAQVLAPEYDLTSDPEEADLYLINTCAIRKKSEHKVLSLLGNLRGLKRRRPHLLLGVGGCVAQQEGERLLAQVPHLDLVFGTHGIWRLPELVRQAQVSRTVDVELGEALPGLRRQWPAGVIQGYVTIMQGCDNFCTFCVVPYVRGREVSRPPAEIEAEVRDFLAAGGKEITLLGQNVNSYGRGLPEPLTFRQLLDRLAALPGLARLRFATSHPKDLSADLIAAFAELPPLCEHLHLPAQSGSDRVLQAMNRGYTRAAYLEKVARLRRTCPGIALSTDLIVGFPGETEADFQDTLELVREAGFEAAFSFKYSPRPRTRAAEFPDQVPEEVKAERLAKLQALLSELTLAAHRRLVGQVREVLVEGESKRGGELTGRLRTNQVVNFAGPRHLVGRLAQVEITEAHPHSLKGRWVREA
- a CDS encoding rhomboid family intramembrane serine protease, which gives rise to MIPLRGAAAKGRFPWITVGLIGANVLVFLYTLYIGPQATLNLYFKGGAVPAKLSQLKLLSQGSLSLLATMFISLFLHAGWVHLLGNLWFLWVFGEALEDDLGHSRFLLFYFFAGFFACLFHVLASSRLDAPLIGASGAIAGVMGAYLLRLPQTPILTLVFWRLRLETIQVPAFVWLLLWLGLQFYGLRQGGTVAWVAHLGGFATGLLAVNLFTPLEPRLQRQTVAEVLRPAARRRPSRNRRKS
- a CDS encoding inositol monophosphatase family protein is translated as MNDSFLKVARQAAVAAGALLRLNFDRPHDITLKGVIDPVTESDLQSQEIIISLIRQAFPDHAILAEEDLPGSGDDDNAADPEGKGAASHRWIIDPLDGTVNYAHGFPMFCVSVACEVAGRLEVGVIYDPLREELFEARRGGGAWLNGRRLRVSATDLLEAALLVTGFPYNIRERLPATVARLRNMIARAQGVRRAGSAALDLAYVAAGRFDGFWEEGLKPWDTAAGVLLVTEAGGRLSTFEGGAYDIFAPSIVATNGRVHEAMLAALKIEPEAAGL
- a CDS encoding cation diffusion facilitator family transporter, which encodes MAEVMPVTRRVRTRQGIMITALAVSVLLTGGKFYAYYLTGSAAILSDALESIINVVAAGFALFSVILAAKSPDPSHPYGHGKIEYLAAGFEGALIILAALGIIATALPQVLSPRELPRLELGLLFVAGVTLVNLVMGLILIHYGRRTHSLVLVADGQHLLTDVYTSVGVLAGLGLLHLTGLLWLDGLVALLVAANILYTGGKLLRQAVGGLLDESDPALLERLVQVLSEHRKDLWIDVHRLRARRAGDRVLLDFHLTLPRDLSLEEAHHEVKELERIFGEAFDGQADLLIHLDPCTQPVCPVCGHDPCSIRTHEARARSLWQRQTVTQEDACLPPELKESEKEG